One Fusobacterium ulcerans DNA segment encodes these proteins:
- a CDS encoding glycosyltransferase, translated as MELSIIVPIYNVEDYLEECLESLYNIKNIELEIILVNDGSKDNSFKIMEKFKDMYPEKTVLINKENGGLSSARNAGMKAAVGEYISFIDSDDFIDVDEFERFFKEGQKDKLDVIVGNMRYYTPEKTGDPLFRSDMIKNSGILKGVDFFWELFQKPKCFREEVVDDIYRREFLLKNDIWFNKNIVHEDSEFTPLVYLKADKVRYIDRAFYFYRQRTGSIMNKVSEKSIVSLESICERFFDEYKKLDSVKGREVLSALILSFYSVVVYKRYNGAGDWKRVHKRYKELYSALKNSKKVEPEEFLLSFSVFIPNTLRKILGKQITNVQKIPKF; from the coding sequence ATGGAGCTTAGTATAATTGTTCCTATATATAATGTAGAAGATTATCTGGAAGAATGTCTGGAGAGTTTGTACAATATAAAAAATATAGAACTGGAAATAATACTGGTAAATGATGGATCAAAAGACAACAGTTTTAAAATTATGGAAAAATTTAAAGATATGTATCCTGAAAAAACTGTTTTGATAAATAAAGAAAATGGTGGACTTTCATCTGCAAGAAATGCAGGAATGAAAGCTGCTGTTGGAGAGTATATATCATTTATAGACAGTGATGATTTTATAGATGTTGATGAGTTTGAAAGATTTTTTAAAGAGGGGCAAAAAGATAAATTAGATGTTATAGTAGGAAATATGAGATACTACACTCCTGAAAAAACAGGAGATCCTCTGTTTAGGTCGGATATGATAAAGAACAGCGGAATATTAAAAGGTGTTGATTTCTTCTGGGAACTTTTTCAAAAGCCTAAGTGTTTTAGAGAAGAGGTTGTAGATGATATATACAGAAGAGAGTTTCTGCTAAAAAACGATATCTGGTTTAATAAAAATATTGTCCATGAAGACAGCGAGTTTACTCCTTTGGTGTATTTGAAGGCTGATAAAGTCAGATATATAGACAGGGCATTTTATTTTTACAGACAGAGAACTGGAAGTATAATGAATAAAGTTTCAGAAAAAAGTATAGTTTCATTAGAGAGTATATGTGAAAGATTTTTTGATGAGTATAAAAAACTGGATTCTGTAAAGGGAAGGGAAGTGCTTTCTGCACTTATTCTAAGTTTTTACTCTGTAGTTGTATATAAGAGATACAATGGAGCAGGGGATTGGAAAAGAGTTCATAAGAGATACAAGGAGCTTTACAGTGCATTAAAGAATAGTAAAAAAGTTGAACCAGAAGAATTTCTTTTGTCTTTTTCAGTCTTTATACCTAATACACTTAGAAAAATTTTAGGAAAACAGATAACAAATGTTCAGAAGATACCAAAATTCTAA
- a CDS encoding glycosyltransferase, whose product MIPKKLHYIWLGNNSKPNLMDICINSWREKLPDYEIIEWNESNLDFENEINNNAFLKECLDRKLWAFLSDYFRMKVLYENGGIYLDTDMQIIKSLDEFLEDDFFIGLESEDVISAGIIGAVPHHEVVKDILDFYKEDIWNEPIYTIPAIITRVLKKKYSFELKDEIIKIKDGSIKMYPSNYFYPYHFTEEFQYSKITEKTHGIHWWGKSWGKKKDLKKLYFLEFKHFKGMKKILVNILIYTGVLKFIKEWKILKIANKKINF is encoded by the coding sequence ATGATACCTAAAAAATTACATTATATATGGCTGGGAAATAATTCAAAGCCAAATTTGATGGATATATGTATCAACTCTTGGAGGGAAAAACTTCCAGATTATGAAATTATAGAATGGAATGAAAGTAATTTAGATTTTGAAAATGAGATAAACAATAATGCTTTTCTAAAAGAGTGCTTAGATAGAAAGTTATGGGCTTTTTTATCTGATTATTTTAGAATGAAAGTTCTTTATGAAAATGGAGGTATCTATTTAGATACTGATATGCAGATTATAAAAAGCTTAGATGAATTTCTGGAAGATGATTTTTTTATCGGATTAGAAAGTGAAGATGTGATAAGTGCAGGAATAATAGGAGCAGTACCTCATCATGAAGTGGTAAAAGATATACTTGATTTCTATAAGGAAGATATATGGAATGAGCCTATCTACACAATTCCAGCTATAATCACAAGAGTGCTGAAGAAAAAATATTCTTTTGAATTAAAAGATGAGATAATAAAAATTAAAGATGGAAGCATAAAAATGTATCCCTCTAATTATTTTTATCCTTACCATTTTACAGAGGAGTTCCAATATTCTAAAATAACTGAAAAAACTCATGGAATCCACTGGTGGGGTAAGAGCTGGGGGAAAAAGAAAGATTTGAAGAAGCTGTATTTTCTTGAATTCAAGCATTTTAAAGGAATGAAAAAAATATTGGTGAACATTCTTATTTATACAGGAGTATTGAAATTTATCAAAGAATGGAAAATATTGAAGATAGCTAATAAAAAAATCAATTTTTAG
- a CDS encoding lipopolysaccharide biosynthesis protein, whose protein sequence is MNRLKNLLEDKLVRNFLNIFSGDAIGSVLSIISISFVTKGIGMEKYGFIVLIQGIASLVDGIFNFQSWQGFIKFFPETKGKDDQVKKLIKFSYILDIVTAVIAFIILNSAGMLIKKIYNFTPQEMFLLTMFSLYIIFNIQGTPIGILRSFDRFDMLRNQRVVTSVYNFIMLGVGFYFKLDLFYFVFVYLSSNVLNGILINIFAMVILKKRGLLGFIFEKSAFNKEFFKFTCLTNINSSLDIPVQYFDNLLIGKMLSLEQLGIYKICKTVAIVLDKIGTPIYQTLYPYFCETIARKDVKEVFRKFLKVSVLLLGVCTVMVVGLNVVGFYLFAQFFSELVLKYKFEINLYIIMKSLGTVFIAVHPLFLSLGYIKVETRIIFAANLIYMVVLFPMIKNYGLSGVIAAYGVQVVLIVGMKMWYILTKREKMSFENQNQDINNDY, encoded by the coding sequence ATGAATAGATTAAAAAATTTACTAGAAGATAAACTGGTAAGAAATTTTCTAAATATATTCAGTGGAGATGCTATTGGATCAGTACTTTCTATCATATCTATATCTTTTGTAACAAAGGGTATAGGAATGGAAAAATATGGATTTATAGTTCTGATACAAGGGATAGCTTCACTGGTAGATGGAATATTTAATTTCCAGTCATGGCAGGGATTTATTAAATTTTTTCCAGAAACGAAGGGAAAAGATGATCAGGTAAAAAAGCTTATAAAATTCAGTTATATTTTAGATATAGTCACTGCTGTAATTGCTTTTATTATACTAAATTCAGCAGGTATGCTGATAAAGAAAATATATAATTTTACTCCTCAGGAAATGTTTCTGCTGACAATGTTTTCTCTGTATATAATTTTTAATATTCAAGGAACTCCTATTGGAATATTGAGAAGCTTTGACAGATTTGATATGCTGAGAAATCAAAGGGTAGTGACTTCTGTATATAATTTTATTATGCTGGGAGTAGGTTTTTATTTTAAGCTGGATCTTTTTTATTTTGTCTTTGTATATCTTTCGTCAAATGTTTTAAATGGAATACTGATAAATATTTTTGCAATGGTGATATTGAAAAAAAGAGGGCTTCTTGGATTTATTTTTGAAAAATCTGCTTTTAATAAAGAATTTTTTAAATTTACATGTCTTACTAATATAAATTCAAGCTTGGATATACCAGTGCAGTATTTTGATAATCTTTTAATAGGGAAGATGCTGTCATTAGAGCAGTTGGGAATATACAAGATATGCAAAACTGTAGCTATTGTCCTTGATAAAATAGGAACACCTATCTATCAGACATTGTATCCATATTTCTGTGAAACAATTGCAAGAAAAGATGTTAAGGAAGTATTTAGAAAATTTTTGAAGGTGTCGGTTCTTCTTTTAGGAGTCTGTACTGTAATGGTTGTAGGACTGAATGTAGTGGGATTCTATCTTTTTGCTCAGTTCTTTAGTGAGCTGGTATTGAAATACAAGTTTGAAATAAATTTATATATTATAATGAAATCTTTGGGAACAGTATTTATAGCTGTGCATCCTCTTTTCCTTTCATTAGGATATATAAAAGTAGAGACAAGAATAATTTTTGCAGCTAATCTGATATATATGGTAGTTCTGTTCCCTATGATAAAGAATTATGGGTTAAGCGGGGTAATAGCAGCCTATGGAGTACAGGTAGTGCTTATTGTAGGAATGAAAATGTGGTACATTCTTACTAAGAGAGAAAAAATGTCTTTTGAAAATCAGAATCAAGATATTAATAATGATTATTAA
- a CDS encoding sensor histidine kinase has product MKKLSDELQKSYYILIFIFSFSCLGLLYIFASYMIKVSSADITTTNIFIDYELNEFSEKLEKNISIDSLFKGALEECPKIDNVFVIFNYHGKIYSNSDTYPKELQLENNDEIQNIGFYDYQVLHRTIYIDGIDPIELRIIKDLKGDKLIFFRSIGIAGLWVILTLIIGVYISKKFYNKFIPPLRNIQEITNKINLDSLDTDVKTENNFIEFISIIQSYKNMLGRLKKQTDAQIDFVNSASHELKTPIFIIGGYVDLIKRWGASDKNILMESLDSIEDETKNMSALVTKLLFLAKDNKDSLDCRKIYVSSVLEEIIGHLKVAYPKQKINFTPQDAVIYSDSDLVKQLFLNLIENAVKYGLDNPIDISIVHSKNITVIIEDHGMGISKENLEHIFDRFFRVDKARSRNMGSHGLGMPIVKNIIEVLNGDLEIKSELGKGTIVHVTLPFSLK; this is encoded by the coding sequence ATGAAAAAATTATCAGATGAACTTCAGAAAAGCTACTATATTCTTATTTTTATATTCTCTTTTTCATGTCTTGGACTTTTATATATCTTTGCTTCATATATGATAAAAGTTTCCAGTGCTGATATAACAACAACAAATATATTTATTGATTATGAATTAAATGAATTTAGTGAAAAATTAGAAAAAAATATATCTATTGATTCTTTATTTAAAGGTGCATTAGAAGAATGTCCTAAAATAGATAATGTTTTTGTTATTTTTAATTATCATGGAAAAATATATTCTAATAGCGATACTTATCCTAAAGAGCTTCAATTAGAAAATAATGATGAGATACAAAATATAGGTTTTTATGATTACCAAGTACTTCACAGAACTATTTATATTGATGGTATTGATCCTATTGAACTTAGAATAATAAAAGATCTCAAAGGAGATAAACTCATATTTTTCAGATCTATTGGTATAGCTGGTTTGTGGGTAATTTTGACTTTAATTATAGGAGTATACATATCAAAAAAATTCTATAATAAATTTATTCCACCTTTAAGAAATATTCAGGAAATAACAAATAAAATAAATCTGGACTCCCTTGATACTGATGTGAAAACAGAGAATAATTTTATTGAATTTATCTCTATTATTCAGTCATACAAAAATATGCTTGGAAGATTAAAGAAACAGACTGATGCTCAGATAGATTTTGTCAACAGTGCTTCTCACGAATTAAAAACTCCTATATTTATAATTGGGGGATATGTAGATTTAATTAAAAGATGGGGTGCTTCTGATAAAAATATACTAATGGAATCGTTGGATTCTATTGAAGATGAGACAAAAAATATGAGTGCATTAGTTACAAAACTTTTATTTCTGGCTAAAGATAATAAAGATAGCCTTGATTGCAGAAAAATATATGTATCAAGTGTTTTAGAAGAAATAATCGGACATCTTAAAGTAGCTTATCCAAAACAGAAAATAAATTTTACTCCTCAAGATGCAGTTATATATTCTGATTCTGATCTTGTAAAACAGCTTTTCCTTAACCTTATAGAAAATGCTGTTAAATATGGACTGGATAATCCTATTGACATTTCTATTGTACATAGTAAAAATATTACAGTTATTATTGAAGATCATGGAATGGGAATAAGTAAAGAAAATCTTGAACATATTTTTGATAGATTTTTTAGAGTGGATAAAGCTAGAAGCAGAAATATGGGAAGTCATGGATTGGGAATGCCTATAGTTAAAAATATAATAGAGGTATTGAATGGAGATTTGGAAATAAAAAGCGAGCTTGGGAAAGGAACTATTGTGCATGTTACTCTTCCTTTTTCACTAAAATAA
- a CDS encoding response regulator transcription factor, which produces MKNILIIEDEKKIRRYLQLELEHEKYSVDTAQDGEEGVEKFKSNFYDLILLDLMMPKLSGEEVCKIIRKTSNIPIIVLTAKDQILNKVELLDMGADDYLTKPFEIEELFARIRVALRNKSNFSNTDFLYYDILKLNLKTNILYKDEKEISLTKTEYNLFYYLLLNKELVVSREKILNEVWGYDYMGEEKIVDVYINALRKKIDYDENKFIHTVRGFGYVLKKESDKRG; this is translated from the coding sequence TTGAAAAATATTTTAATAATAGAAGATGAAAAAAAAATAAGAAGATACTTGCAGTTAGAATTAGAACATGAAAAGTATTCTGTTGATACTGCTCAGGATGGAGAAGAGGGAGTAGAAAAATTTAAAAGTAATTTTTATGATCTTATTCTGCTTGATCTTATGATGCCGAAGCTTTCTGGAGAGGAAGTGTGCAAAATAATAAGAAAAACCTCCAATATTCCAATTATAGTTCTCACTGCAAAGGATCAGATTCTTAACAAAGTAGAACTTTTAGATATGGGAGCTGATGATTATCTTACTAAACCTTTTGAAATAGAAGAGCTTTTTGCCAGAATAAGAGTAGCATTGAGAAATAAGAGCAATTTCAGCAATACAGACTTTTTATATTATGATATTTTAAAATTAAATCTTAAAACAAATATTTTATACAAAGATGAAAAAGAAATTTCTCTTACAAAAACAGAGTACAATCTTTTTTATTATCTTCTGTTAAACAAAGAACTGGTTGTATCAAGAGAAAAAATACTCAATGAAGTGTGGGGATATGACTATATGGGAGAAGAGAAAATAGTGGATGTCTATATCAATGCACTAAGAAAAAAAATTGATTATGATGAAAATAAATTTATTCATACAGTAAGAGGTTTTGGGTATGTATTAAAAAAAGAAAGTGACAAGAGAGGTTAA
- a CDS encoding glycosyltransferase family 2 protein, which translates to MERVSVIAPVYNEKENIKRFIEKVERALKKRFDSYEIILIDDGSTDGSKEILDKEAERNGHVKVYHFTKNNGQTAALAAGFKVCTGEFVVTMDSDLQTDPEDIYVLFAYINEYDMVNGRRTTREDGIKKKISSLIGNGVRNLITGDDIRDTGCPLKLFKKEVVDSFYLYEGMHRFLPTLSKINGFKVIEVPVRHYDREYGQSKYGVFNRLFKGLKDAFAVRWMKKRKLSYVIEKGE; encoded by the coding sequence GTGGAAAGAGTTTCAGTTATTGCCCCTGTATATAACGAAAAAGAAAATATAAAAAGATTTATAGAAAAGGTAGAGAGAGCCTTGAAAAAAAGATTCGATTCTTATGAAATTATTTTAATTGATGATGGAAGTACAGATGGGAGCAAAGAGATATTAGACAAAGAAGCAGAAAGAAACGGGCATGTAAAAGTATACCATTTTACAAAAAATAATGGACAGACTGCGGCACTGGCAGCAGGATTTAAAGTGTGCACTGGAGAATTTGTAGTAACTATGGATTCAGATCTTCAGACTGACCCTGAGGACATATATGTGCTATTTGCATATATTAATGAGTATGACATGGTAAATGGAAGAAGAACTACAAGAGAGGATGGAATAAAGAAAAAAATATCATCACTTATTGGAAATGGAGTAAGAAATTTAATAACAGGAGATGATATAAGAGATACTGGCTGTCCTCTTAAATTATTTAAAAAAGAGGTTGTAGATAGTTTTTATCTTTATGAGGGAATGCACAGATTTCTTCCTACGCTCTCTAAAATAAATGGATTTAAAGTAATAGAAGTACCAGTGAGACACTACGACAGAGAATATGGCCAATCAAAATATGGAGTTTTCAACAGATTGTTTAAAGGATTGAAAGACGCCTTTGCAGTCAGATGGATGAAAAAAAGAAAACTTTCATATGTAATTGAAAAAGGAGAATAA
- a CDS encoding lipid-A-disaccharide synthase N-terminal domain-containing protein, whose amino-acid sequence MNRFLNWDFFVIVGMIGQVFFSMRFIVQWIASEKAGKSVIPFSFWIFSLGGSSLLLVYAIYRKDPVFILGQAPNLLIYSRNIYLIKKKRS is encoded by the coding sequence ATGAATAGATTTTTAAATTGGGATTTCTTTGTAATTGTAGGAATGATAGGACAGGTATTCTTTTCAATGAGGTTCATTGTGCAATGGATAGCCAGTGAGAAAGCAGGAAAAAGTGTGATTCCATTTTCTTTCTGGATATTCAGTCTGGGAGGAAGTTCACTTTTGCTGGTCTATGCAATATATAGAAAAGACCCTGTATTTATTCTTGGTCAGGCACCAAATCTGCTTATTTATTCAAGGAACATATATTTAATAAAGAAAAAAAGGAGTTAA
- a CDS encoding ArnT family glycosyltransferase: MSKEDRKYILIIFFLSIVSFFSNLWVKSADLMEARNFITAREMVQSGNWLIPTLNGNLRFEKPPFPTWITAGMMKIFHNTTDEYLLRIPVAVISVMLIFLIYYLVKLLTEKSFYSFITSFVALSTFMIIKAGNENSWDMYCYVFAFGAVVFLVSGMKKERMRDFIISGIFLAASVLSKGPVALYGMILSFFIAYGYVYGIEKYRRNWKGILITFGTGLVLSGIWPVLMLLNYRDIFLGIMEKEKDTWTSKHTQGILFYLDYFVYMGIWMFFSVFGIIKKWSRERTEDKKFFEFAFVWNLLVLILLSLIKMKKKRYGIPLYMTSSLMVGSICSYYYHKGWNELKKSDKILFNIQSAFLWIVSLGIPVLLFVGGYLRKNISLGYILLVLTVLIPFYCWMYLGKERHTRIKSIILGSGILMLIANNSTNWFIERDLREKNDKSIPKIRMAKKMPIKWDVYSEDFEIEDVWNIGKSIKRLDDKTILKDEFVLLENHELDRERFKDYFVVDEKTFTRGKDDNAKLFYLEKLEDEDENISNRSSRIHRVAFNRGAVERETQSESYR; the protein is encoded by the coding sequence ATGTCAAAAGAAGACAGAAAGTATATATTGATTATTTTTTTCCTGTCAATCGTGTCTTTTTTTTCAAATTTATGGGTAAAAAGTGCAGATTTGATGGAAGCAAGAAATTTCATAACAGCCAGAGAAATGGTACAAAGCGGAAACTGGCTGATACCTACACTGAATGGAAATTTAAGATTTGAAAAACCTCCATTTCCAACATGGATAACAGCTGGAATGATGAAAATATTTCACAATACAACAGATGAATATTTACTTAGAATACCAGTAGCAGTGATTTCTGTAATGCTGATTTTCCTTATTTATTATCTTGTAAAGCTGCTTACAGAAAAAAGTTTTTACAGTTTTATAACGTCTTTTGTTGCTCTTTCTACTTTTATGATAATCAAAGCAGGAAATGAAAACAGTTGGGATATGTACTGTTATGTCTTTGCTTTTGGAGCGGTAGTTTTTCTGGTATCAGGAATGAAAAAAGAAAGGATGCGAGATTTTATTATAAGCGGGATATTCTTAGCTGCTTCGGTATTGAGCAAAGGACCAGTGGCACTGTATGGAATGATTCTTTCATTCTTTATTGCTTATGGATATGTTTATGGAATAGAAAAGTATAGAAGAAACTGGAAAGGAATCCTCATTACATTTGGAACTGGGCTTGTTCTTTCTGGGATATGGCCAGTTTTGATGCTGCTGAATTATAGAGATATATTTTTAGGGATAATGGAAAAAGAAAAAGATACATGGACTTCAAAACATACTCAGGGAATATTATTCTATTTAGATTACTTTGTATATATGGGAATATGGATGTTTTTTTCAGTATTTGGAATAATAAAAAAATGGAGCAGAGAGAGAACTGAAGATAAAAAGTTTTTTGAATTTGCATTTGTGTGGAATTTATTGGTATTGATACTTTTGTCATTGATAAAAATGAAAAAGAAGAGATATGGAATCCCGCTCTATATGACTTCAAGTTTAATGGTGGGATCTATATGCAGCTACTATTATCACAAAGGATGGAATGAACTAAAAAAATCTGACAAAATACTTTTTAATATTCAAAGTGCTTTTCTATGGATAGTATCTTTAGGGATTCCAGTGCTTCTCTTTGTAGGGGGTTATTTAAGAAAGAATATTTCTCTTGGATATATACTTCTTGTATTGACAGTTTTGATACCGTTTTATTGCTGGATGTATCTTGGAAAGGAAAGGCACACTAGAATAAAGAGCATTATACTGGGAAGCGGAATACTCATGCTCATAGCAAATAATAGTACTAACTGGTTTATTGAAAGAGACTTGAGAGAAAAAAACGATAAGAGCATTCCAAAAATAAGAATGGCAAAGAAGATGCCTATTAAATGGGATGTTTATTCAGAAGATTTTGAAATAGAAGATGTATGGAATATAGGAAAAAGTATAAAGAGACTTGATGATAAAACAATACTGAAAGATGAGTTTGTTCTTTTAGAAAATCATGAATTAGATAGAGAAAGATTTAAGGATTATTTTGTAGTAGATGAGAAAACATTCACCAGAGGGAAAGATGATAATGCAAAATTATTCTATTTGGAAAAATTGGAGGATGAAGATGAAAATATTAGTAACAGGAGCAGCAGGATTCATAGGGTCGCATTTAATAGAGGAGCTGTTGAAAGAGAAACACAAAGTGAGAGTTATAGATAA
- a CDS encoding GDP-mannose 4,6-dehydratase gives MKILVTGAAGFIGSHLIEELLKEKHKVRVIDNFNEYYSLDIKCRNVLESVNKREKLPSILKLKDREEKIAQLVKETASEEYKLYYSDIRDNEKIEEIFEKEKPDFVINLAGLGGVRPSLEKPLEYEAVNVRGTMNLLESCKNLGIKKFIQASSSSVYGNNKKAPFKETDIVDFAISPYAATKKSCEVMGHVYHKLYGIDMFQLRFFTVYGERQRPDLAIYKFTKMIMEGREIPFYGEGNTFRDYTYIKDIVQGIKKSIDYLENNSNIYEILNLGESNTVSLKEMVTTIENVLEIKAKINKLPIQMGDVDKTYADIRKARELIGYNPTTEFEDGIRKFVKWFKENN, from the coding sequence ATGAAAATATTAGTAACAGGAGCAGCAGGATTCATAGGGTCGCATTTAATAGAGGAGCTGTTGAAAGAGAAACACAAAGTGAGAGTTATAGATAATTTCAACGAATATTATTCTTTGGATATAAAATGCAGAAATGTATTAGAGTCTGTCAATAAGAGAGAAAAGTTACCCTCTATATTAAAATTAAAAGACAGAGAGGAGAAAATTGCCCAGCTTGTAAAAGAGACTGCAAGTGAAGAGTACAAACTTTATTATTCAGATATAAGAGATAATGAAAAGATAGAAGAGATATTTGAAAAAGAAAAACCTGATTTTGTAATTAATCTGGCAGGGCTGGGAGGAGTAAGACCATCTCTGGAAAAACCTCTGGAATATGAAGCAGTTAATGTAAGAGGAACAATGAATCTTTTAGAAAGCTGTAAAAATCTGGGAATAAAAAAATTCATACAAGCTTCATCATCATCAGTATATGGAAATAATAAAAAAGCACCTTTTAAAGAAACTGACATTGTAGATTTTGCAATATCTCCCTATGCAGCTACTAAAAAAAGCTGTGAAGTAATGGGGCATGTATATCATAAACTTTATGGAATAGATATGTTTCAATTAAGATTTTTTACAGTATATGGAGAGAGGCAAAGACCAGATCTTGCCATATACAAGTTTACTAAAATGATAATGGAAGGTAGAGAGATTCCTTTTTATGGAGAAGGGAATACATTCAGAGATTACACATACATAAAAGACATTGTTCAAGGGATAAAAAAATCTATTGATTATTTGGAAAACAATTCTAATATATATGAAATATTAAACCTTGGAGAATCTAATACAGTATCTTTGAAAGAGATGGTGACAACTATAGAGAATGTACTTGAAATAAAAGCAAAGATAAATAAACTTCCTATACAGATGGGGGATGTGGATAAGACTTATGCTGATATAAGAAAAGCAAGGGAATTGATAGGATATAATCCAACAACAGAGTTTGAAGATGGAATAAGAAAATTTGTAAAATGGTTTAAAGAGAATAATTAG
- a CDS encoding UDP-glucose dehydrogenase family protein: MNIAVIGTGYVGLVQGVIMAEFGAKVVCMDIDEKKIESLKEGKVPIYEPGLQELLVKNIKGKRIEFTTDIEYAVEKSEVIFIAVGTPPALDGSADLHYVLDVASSIGKYINDYKVIVDKSTVPVGTGKKVREAIQKELDERRENIEFDIVSNPEFLREGKAVGDCLRPDRIVIGYETEKAKEIMKKVYDVLFINETPFMFTNIETAEMIKYASNAFLAVKISFINEIALLSEKVGSNSQEIARAMGMDGRISPKFLHCGPGYGGSCFPKDTKAIVDIAQKYGEDMFIIKAAIEANEKQKKKMVEKIISKMDGVNGKVVGILGLSFKPDTDDMRDAPSIDIIRGLVNNGAKIHAYCPEGTKEARWRLADIEKNIIYCADEYSVANDVDGIVLLTEWNQFRGMNLDNIRNRMKDNFYFDMRNVYTKDKKVREIFKYYPIGQN, encoded by the coding sequence ATGAATATTGCAGTTATAGGGACAGGATATGTTGGGCTTGTTCAAGGGGTAATAATGGCAGAATTTGGAGCTAAGGTTGTATGTATGGATATAGATGAAAAAAAGATAGAATCTTTGAAAGAAGGAAAAGTACCTATTTATGAGCCGGGGCTTCAAGAACTTTTAGTAAAAAATATAAAAGGAAAAAGAATTGAATTTACAACAGACATTGAATATGCAGTAGAAAAATCTGAAGTTATATTTATAGCAGTGGGAACACCTCCAGCATTGGACGGTTCAGCAGATCTTCATTATGTATTAGATGTGGCATCATCCATTGGAAAATATATAAATGATTATAAAGTCATAGTGGATAAATCTACAGTACCAGTAGGAACAGGAAAAAAAGTGAGGGAAGCTATTCAGAAAGAACTTGATGAGAGAAGAGAGAATATAGAATTTGATATTGTTTCCAATCCTGAATTTTTGAGAGAAGGAAAGGCTGTTGGAGATTGTTTGAGACCAGACAGAATAGTGATAGGATATGAAACTGAAAAAGCAAAAGAGATAATGAAAAAAGTATATGATGTACTCTTTATAAATGAAACTCCCTTTATGTTTACTAATATAGAGACAGCAGAGATGATAAAGTATGCATCAAATGCTTTTCTTGCAGTGAAAATTTCATTTATTAATGAGATAGCTCTCTTATCTGAAAAAGTAGGTTCTAATTCACAGGAGATAGCAAGGGCAATGGGAATGGATGGAAGGATATCACCAAAATTTTTGCATTGCGGTCCTGGGTATGGAGGTTCTTGTTTTCCCAAAGATACAAAGGCTATAGTGGATATAGCTCAAAAATATGGAGAGGATATGTTTATAATAAAAGCAGCCATTGAAGCAAATGAAAAACAGAAGAAAAAGATGGTAGAAAAAATAATCAGTAAAATGGATGGAGTAAATGGAAAGGTAGTAGGAATACTGGGACTTTCTTTTAAACCAGATACAGATGATATGAGAGATGCTCCAAGTATAGATATAATAAGAGGGCTTGTAAATAATGGAGCAAAGATTCATGCTTACTGTCCAGAAGGAACAAAGGAAGCAAGATGGAGACTGGCTGATATAGAAAAAAATATAATTTATTGTGCTGATGAATATTCAGTAGCTAATGATGTAGATGGAATTGTACTGCTCACAGAATGGAATCAGTTTAGAGGAATGAATCTGGATAATATAAGAAACAGAATGAAGGATAACTTCTATTTTGATATGAGGAATGTTTATACTAAAGATAAAAAAGTAAGGGAAATTTTTAAATACTATCCGATAGGGCAGAATTAA
- a CDS encoding GNAT family N-acetyltransferase, producing MEIYKSSINDKENFIKMRVSLFKELGEIDENSEIEELIKETGNYYTNHIDKDLFCWFAEIDGSIAAVASMCIFCRIPYFQNPVGLEGYILNVYTLPEFRNKGAASKLITEIIAFSKNSAIKKLWLNSSEAGKEIYKSLGFKENDNEMELFL from the coding sequence ATGGAAATATATAAAAGCAGCATAAATGATAAGGAAAACTTCATTAAGATGAGAGTTTCCTTATTTAAAGAGCTTGGAGAGATAGATGAAAATAGTGAAATTGAAGAGTTGATCAAAGAAACTGGAAACTATTATACAAACCATATAGATAAAGATTTGTTCTGCTGGTTTGCTGAAATAGATGGCAGTATAGCTGCTGTAGCTTCTATGTGCATCTTTTGCAGAATACCATATTTTCAAAATCCTGTCGGGCTTGAAGGTTATATATTAAATGTGTACACTCTTCCTGAATTTAGAAATAAAGGAGCTGCTTCAAAACTCATAACTGAGATAATAGCCTTTTCAAAAAACTCAGCTATAAAAAAGCTGTGGCTAAATTCCAGTGAAGCTGGAAAAGAGATATACAAATCTTTAGGCTTCAAAGAAAATGATAATGAAATGGAACTATTTCTTTAA